The following proteins come from a genomic window of Flavobacterium crocinum:
- a CDS encoding electron transfer flavoprotein subunit alpha/FixB family protein, with the protein MSILIYAESAEGKFKKVAFELASYAKKVAESLGTTVTALTVNISDVSELGKYGVDKVLKVTNDKLAGFTAKAYADVIKQAAEKEGTKVVLLSSTTDSIYLSSLVAVALNAGFASNVVGLPVSTSPFQVKRNAFSNKAFNITQIDTDVKVLGLAKNSYGIFESTGAAAAEDFNPTLGDNDFGIKVDSVEKVSGKVSIADADIVVSGGRGLKGPENWGLIENLAEVLGAATACSKPVSDLGWRPHSEHVGQTGKPVATNLYIAIGISGAIQHIAGINSSKVKVVINNDPEAPFFKVADYGIVGDAFEIVPQLTEKLKAFKAQHS; encoded by the coding sequence ATGTCAATATTAATATATGCAGAATCTGCAGAAGGAAAATTTAAAAAAGTAGCTTTCGAATTAGCTTCTTATGCTAAAAAAGTAGCTGAATCTTTAGGAACAACTGTTACAGCTTTGACTGTAAACATTAGCGATGTAAGCGAATTAGGCAAATACGGAGTTGATAAAGTATTAAAAGTAACCAACGATAAATTAGCTGGCTTTACTGCTAAGGCTTACGCTGATGTAATCAAACAGGCTGCTGAAAAAGAAGGAACAAAAGTAGTTTTACTTTCTTCTACAACAGACAGTATCTATCTTTCATCATTAGTTGCGGTAGCTTTAAATGCTGGTTTTGCTTCAAATGTTGTTGGATTACCAGTAAGTACTTCTCCATTCCAGGTAAAAAGAAATGCTTTTTCAAACAAAGCTTTCAACATCACTCAAATCGATACCGATGTAAAAGTTCTTGGTTTAGCTAAAAATTCTTACGGAATTTTTGAAAGTACAGGAGCCGCTGCTGCGGAAGATTTTAACCCAACACTTGGAGATAACGACTTCGGAATTAAAGTAGATTCTGTTGAAAAGGTTTCCGGAAAAGTTTCTATTGCTGATGCTGACATCGTAGTTTCTGGCGGACGTGGCTTAAAAGGTCCTGAAAACTGGGGATTAATTGAAAATTTAGCTGAAGTTTTAGGCGCTGCAACTGCATGTTCTAAACCGGTTTCAGATTTAGGATGGAGACCTCACAGCGAGCACGTTGGACAAACTGGAAAGCCGGTTGCAACAAACTTATACATTGCTATTGGTATCTCCGGAGCTATACAGCATATTGCGGGTATTAACTCATCAAAAGTAAAAGTGGTAATCAATAATGATCCGGAAGCTCCTTTCTTCAAAGTAGCTGATTACGGAATTGTTGGTGATGCTTTCGAAATTGTACCACAACTAACAGAGAAATTAAAAGCTTTTAAAGCTCAACATTCTTAA
- a CDS encoding pyruvate dehydrogenase complex E1 component subunit beta: MRTIQFREAICEAMSEEMRRDESIYLMGEEVAEYNGAYKASKGMLAEFGEKRVIDTPIAELGFSGIAVGSAMNGNRPIVEYMTFNFCLVGIDQIINNAAKMRQMTGGQFNVPIVFRGPTASAGQLGATHSQALENWFANTPGLKVIVPSTPYDAKGLLKSAIRDNDPVIFMESEQMYGDKGEVPDGEYTIPIGVADVKREGTDVTIVSFGKIIKEAFIAADELAKEGISCEIIDLRTVRPMDKDAILKSVKKTNRLVILEEAWPVASLSSEISYIVQEQAFDFLDAPIQRITTADTPAPYSPVLLKDWLPNAGDVVKAVKKVLYK, encoded by the coding sequence ATGAGAACAATACAATTTAGAGAGGCCATTTGTGAAGCGATGAGCGAAGAAATGCGTCGCGATGAATCCATATATTTAATGGGAGAAGAGGTTGCAGAATACAATGGAGCTTACAAAGCTTCTAAAGGAATGCTTGCTGAGTTTGGTGAAAAAAGAGTAATTGATACTCCAATTGCTGAGCTTGGTTTTTCAGGAATTGCAGTAGGTTCTGCAATGAACGGAAACCGCCCTATTGTAGAATATATGACATTCAACTTCTGTTTAGTTGGTATTGATCAAATTATAAACAACGCTGCTAAAATGCGTCAAATGACAGGGGGACAATTTAATGTGCCTATCGTTTTCCGCGGACCAACAGCTTCTGCTGGTCAATTAGGAGCAACTCACTCTCAGGCTTTAGAAAACTGGTTTGCAAACACTCCGGGTCTTAAAGTTATTGTTCCTTCAACTCCTTACGATGCAAAAGGATTATTGAAATCAGCTATCCGTGATAATGATCCTGTAATCTTCATGGAGTCTGAGCAAATGTACGGTGATAAAGGTGAAGTGCCAGACGGAGAATATACAATTCCAATTGGTGTTGCTGATGTTAAACGTGAAGGAACTGATGTAACTATTGTTTCTTTCGGAAAAATCATCAAAGAAGCTTTTATCGCTGCTGATGAATTAGCTAAAGAAGGAATCTCTTGTGAGATTATCGACTTAAGAACAGTTCGTCCAATGGATAAAGATGCGATTCTTAAATCGGTTAAAAAAACAAATCGTTTAGTAATTCTTGAAGAAGCTTGGCCAGTTGCCAGCCTTTCTTCTGAGATTTCTTATATCGTTCAAGAGCAAGCATTCGACTTCCTTGATGCGCCAATTCAACGTATTACAACTGCAGATACTCCTGCGCCTTACTCACCGGTACTATTAAAAGACTGGTTGCCAAATGCTGGTGATGTAGTAAAAGCAGTTAAAAAAGTATTATACAAATAA
- a CDS encoding bifunctional nuclease family protein, with amino-acid sequence MSLVKLSIKGISYSQTQNGAYALILNEVDGERKLPIVIGAFEAQSIAIALEKEIKPPRPLTHDLFKNFAERFDIVVKQVIIHKLVDGVFYSSLICERDKIEEIIDARTSDAIALALRFNAPIFTYKNILDKAGIYLKSNASDSDQGAQEIDDVLSNPETFGHEEETNQSGDVYAKHTLQELNDLLDQAVSQEDYEKAAKIRDEISRR; translated from the coding sequence ATGAGTCTAGTAAAATTATCTATAAAAGGAATTTCATACAGTCAAACTCAAAATGGCGCTTATGCCTTAATTCTGAATGAAGTTGATGGTGAAAGAAAATTACCTATAGTTATTGGCGCTTTTGAAGCCCAATCGATAGCTATTGCCTTAGAAAAAGAAATAAAACCTCCTCGTCCGTTAACGCACGATCTGTTCAAAAACTTTGCAGAAAGATTTGACATTGTAGTAAAACAAGTCATTATTCATAAACTTGTTGACGGCGTATTTTACTCCAGTTTAATCTGTGAAAGAGATAAAATCGAAGAAATTATCGATGCCAGAACATCAGACGCTATTGCTTTGGCTTTACGTTTTAATGCTCCGATTTTTACTTATAAAAACATTCTGGACAAAGCCGGAATTTATTTAAAATCAAACGCCTCAGATTCTGATCAGGGAGCTCAGGAAATTGATGATGTACTTTCTAATCCGGAAACTTTTGGACATGAGGAAGAAACAAATCAATCCGGTGATGTGTATGCAAAACACACATTGCAGGAACTAAATGATCTTTTAGATCAGGCAGTTTCTCAGGAAGATTACGAAAAAGCAGCTAAAATCAGAGACGAAATCTCTAGAAGATAA
- a CDS encoding electron transfer flavoprotein subunit beta/FixA family protein: MKILVCISHVPDTTSKINFTNGDSEFDTAGVQYVINPNDEFGLTRAIWFQEQQGANVTVVNVGGPDTEPTLRKALAIGANEAIRVNANPTDGFFVAKQLAEVIKNGGYDLVIAGKESLDYNGGMVPGMIAGILGSNFLNSCTNLTVDGNNVKAVREIDGGKETVSTTLPLIIGAQKGLVEEKDLRIPNMRGIMTARTKALTILEPVEAPVNTKAVKFEKPAPKSAVKLVSADNLDELINLLHNEAKVI, from the coding sequence ATGAAAATACTAGTTTGCATCAGCCATGTACCTGATACTACTTCTAAAATTAACTTTACTAACGGTGATTCAGAATTTGATACAGCCGGCGTACAATATGTAATTAACCCTAACGACGAATTTGGTCTTACACGTGCAATTTGGTTCCAGGAGCAGCAAGGTGCAAATGTAACCGTCGTAAACGTTGGAGGCCCTGATACTGAACCAACATTGCGTAAAGCTTTGGCAATTGGAGCAAACGAAGCAATTCGTGTAAACGCAAATCCAACTGATGGTTTTTTTGTTGCAAAACAATTAGCAGAAGTAATTAAAAACGGAGGTTATGATCTTGTAATTGCAGGAAAAGAATCTTTAGATTATAATGGAGGAATGGTTCCTGGAATGATTGCTGGTATTTTAGGTTCTAACTTCTTAAACTCTTGTACAAACTTAACTGTTGACGGAAACAACGTAAAAGCAGTTCGTGAAATTGACGGTGGAAAAGAAACTGTAAGCACTACTCTGCCTTTAATTATTGGCGCTCAAAAAGGTCTTGTTGAAGAAAAAGATCTTCGTATTCCAAACATGAGAGGAATCATGACTGCAAGAACTAAGGCTTTAACTATTCTTGAGCCAGTTGAGGCTCCTGTAAATACTAAAGCGGTGAAATTTGAAAAACCAGCTCCAAAATCGGCAGTAAAATTGGTTTCTGCAGATAATTTAGATGAGTTAATCAATTTATTACACAACGAAGCGAAAGTAATCTAG